From Triticum urartu cultivar G1812 chromosome 2, Tu2.1, whole genome shotgun sequence, a single genomic window includes:
- the LOC125536736 gene encoding autophagy-related protein 8A has protein sequence MAKTCFKTEHPLERRQAESARIREKYADRIPVIVEKADKSDVPEIDKKKYLVPADLTVGQFVYVVRKRIKLSPEKAIFVFVNSTLPPTASLMSAIYEENKDVDGFLYMTYSGENTFGSA, from the exons ATGGCCAAGACTTGCTTCAAGACCGAGCACCCCCTGG AAAGGAGGCAAGCTGAATCTGCTAGGATCCGTGAGAAGTATGCTGACAGAATTCCG GTGATCGTTGAGAAGGCTGATAAGTCTGATGTCCCGGAAATTGATAAGAAGAA GTATCTTGTCCCGGCCGACCTCACTGTTGGCCAGTTTGTCTACGTGGTGCGGAAGAGGATCAAGCTGAGCCCAGAAAAGGCCATCTTCGTCTTTGTGAATAGCACCTTGCCACCGACTG CTTCGTTGATGTCAGCCATCTATGAAGAAAACAAGGACGTGGACGGCTTCCTGTACATGACTTACAGTGGCGAGAACACTTTCGGCTCTGCCTAA